The region ACCACTTTTGTACCTAGAAATATTTCTGGACCAATAGTTTTTTTGATAGGGATATCTCTTTTGGTTTGGGGGCAAGGAAGAAGTTTTGAATCTATTAGGCAAGCCTTAGGTTCCAAAAAAGATACTTTTTTAGTTGATGCATTAAGAGCTAAGCAAAAATTAAATAGAGGTCCGAATATTGTTGCGATTGGAGGTGGTACAGGATTATCATCATTATTAAAAGGCTTAAAAAGATATAGCAGTCGAATAACAGCAATAGTTACTGTTGCAGATGATGGAGGAAGTAGTGGAGTGCTCAGAAGAGAACTGGGTGTCCAGCCTCCAGGAGACATAAGAAATTGTTTGGCAGCTTTAGCAACAGAAGAGCCACTAATAAAAGGGCTTTTTCAATATCGCTTCCCTTCAGGAAGTGGACTTGAGGGACATAGCTTTGGAAACCTTTTCCTTTCGGCTTTAACGGCAATAACTGGAAGCTTAGAGACAGCAATCACGGCATCAAGCAGGGTTCTTGCTGTTCAGGGTCAAGTTGTACCAGCTACAAATGTAGATGTCCGGTTATGGGCCGAACTTGAGAATGGTGATCGAATAGATGGAGAATCAGCTATTGGTAATGCGCGCTTACCAATAATTAGAATCGGTTGTTATCCTTCTCGACCTCCAGCTTTGCCAAGAGCACTGGAAGCAATAAGAAATGCTGAAATTATTTTGATAGGGCCAGGAAGCCTATACACTTCAATTCTTCCAAACCTACTTGTTCCTGAAATAGTCGAAGCTATAGAGAGGAGCAAAGCTCCAAAGCTATATATATGTAATTTAATGACTCAACCAGGTGAAACTGATGGACTTGACGTTACTGGTCATGTGAGGGCTATAGAAGCGCAACTGGCCTCTAGAGGAATTACTAGGAAAATATTTAGTTCAATACTTGCTCAAGATGAATTAGAACCCTCCCCATTGGTTGATTATTACAAATCAAAAGGGGCTGAACCCGTCAAATGCAACAAGGTTGATCTTTTGTCTAGAGGTTATAAGGTTTATTTAGCTTCTCTTCAGGGCTCAAAGGCTACTCCGACTTTGAGGCATGATCCTAGGAGTCTAGCTTTAGCAATAATGAGATTTTATAGAAGATACAAAAAAGGTAAATAAATTCAGTATGCATCCTGCATTTCATAAAAATCTGGCTGAACATAGTCTTTCCTAAGTGGCCATCCTTTCCAGTCTTCAGGCATTAAAAGTCTTTTAGGATGAGGGTGGCCTGTAAAGTTAACACCATACATATCGAATGTTTCTCTTTCTTGCCAATCTGCTCCTCTAAAAAGACTGTATAAACTAGGAACATTTAAGTCTCCATCTCTATCCAGGAATACTTTTAATCTTACTTCGCGAGGAGAAAAATCTTTCTTAAATTCATTCATTTCTATTAAATTATAAAAACAAACAATATTTAAACCAGGACCTTCATCGTATCCACCTTGGCATTGAAGATAGTTAAATCCATCATTTTTTAACGCTTCAACTACTGATAAAATATTTTTTGGAGTGATTTTTATTACTTCAACTCCTAAGTGGTCATCTTGGAGAGGAATGTTTTCAAATCCATTTTTAGATAGCCAATCGCTTATTGGACCTGAGATTTTTTCTTCGACTACAATTTCAGATTCATTTGTCATTTTTTTAATAGGAGATGCTTAATTACTTGAAAGTTGTTCAGATATTTTTTGAACCTCTTTTAAAGATTGATCAAATTCTTCAGATAAGGAAGGATTTAATGCAATTAGTTGGGATTTTGCGTTTAGATATTTACCATTAACTTTTGACTCTGATCTTTTCATTTTATGAGGAATAGTTAAATAACGATGAGTTTGAGTCATTTTTGATCTCTCAGAGATTGATTCGTTAGCAACTTTTTTTCTTAATTTGATAACAGCATCAAATATTGCTTCTGGTCTTGGAGGACATCCAGGAAGGTAAAGGTCAACTGGTATTAATTTGTCAACACCTCTAACTGCCGTGGTTGAATCGGCGCTGAACATGCCACCAGTAATAGTGCAAGCCCCCATAGCTATTACATATTTTGGATCTGGCATTTGCTCATAAAGTCTTACAAGAGCTGGTGCCATTTTCATTGTGACCGTACCTGCCACTATCAATAAATCTGCTTGTCTAGGAGAACTTCGTGGTACTAATCCAAATCTATCAAAATCAAATCGCGAACCGATTAGAGCAGCAAATTCAATAAAACAACAAGCAGTTCCATAAAGAAGAGGCCATAAACTGCTTAATCTTGCCCAGTTGTGAAGATCTTCAAGGCTCGTGAGGATTATATTTTCGCTTAAATCATTAGTTACTTTTGGAGTCCCAACAGGGCCACATGAAGATTCTCTGAGATTTCTTACGGCTTCAGAGGAGGGAGATTTATTCAAGGGATTTAACTCCATTCAAGGGCACCTTTTCTCCATGCATATGCTAATGCCACAACCAATATTGTGATAAAAACAAGTGCTTCTATAAATGCTAATAACCCAAGTTTGTGAAATGCAACTGCCCATGGGTAAAGGAACACCGTCTCGACATCAAAGATAACGAAAACAAGTGCAAACATGTAGTAACGAATATTAAATTGGATCCATGCTCCTCCAATGGGTTCCATTCCAGATTCATATGTAAGCTGCCTTTCTCCTGCTTTGCTTTTAGGAGAAATTAACTTATTTGTTGTGAGAGCAAGAATGGGAACTGCTCCGGAAATAAGAAGAAATCCTAAAAAATACTCATAACCCTGAAGGGAAAACATGAATGAATTACTGATTTCAATATCAGTCTGACAGTCATTTTCTAGATTAGTGCCATAGAGTTGTTCTGTGTGAAGGTGAAAACTGTGAGTGAAGACATCAAAACAAAATCAAATCCTTTGGGAAATTCGAATTCTGATGAAAAACAGAATCAAGTGATTTCAATGGAACTAGAAAACTCAACCGAGGAGTTTGATCCAAGATTAAATCGCTTCGAGTGTATGAGTTGTGGTTTTATTTATGATCCTGATGAGGGTATAAAAAAGCTAAATATTGAACCAGGGACGGCATTCTTGGATATAGATAGAGAGAAGTTTAGATGTCCAGTCTGTCGAGTAGGATTTGGTGGATATAAGGATATTGGACCTAAATCAAAGCCTAGTGGATTTGAAGAAAACCTTACTTATGGCTTTGGATTTAATAAACTGCCTTCAGGCCAGAAAAACGTTCTTATTTTTGGAAGCCTGGCTTTAGCCGCTGCCTGTTTTCTCTCTCTTTATTCTTTGAAATGAAACGTCTGCTTTCAAATGTCATTAATTTGACCCTTGTCTTAATAGTCGGAGTAGCTCTTAGTGGTTGTACTGTTAGCAATGCTTCCATTGGTTCATCTAGCCCTTGGTCACTAATCGATCTCGATACTGAGGCAAATCCACTTGATGTTGACTTCGTCGATGACAAAAATGGGTTTTTAGTTGGCACCAACAGGTTGATTCTTGAGACAAATGATGCGGGAATTACCTGGAAAGAAAGAAATTTAGATATTCCAAGCGAAGGCAACTTTCGTTTGATAAGTATTGATTTTAAAGGCCAAGAAGGTTGGATTGCAGGACAACCAGGATTGATTCTTCACACAACTGATGGAGGGAAAAATTGGACTCGTCTCGATTTGGGAAATAAGTTGCCAGGAGATCCATATTTGATAACAACAATTGATACTGATTCTGCTGAGTTAGCAACTACTGCTGGAGCAATTTATAAAACAACAGATGCTGGTACAAATTGGGAAGCAATAGTTGTTGATACCTCAGGCTCTGGAGGTATTAGAGAATTAAGACGTACAAATAATGGTGGCTATATAAGTGTTAGTAGCCTTGGTAACTTCTTCTCGCTTCTAATTCCAGGAGAGGAGTCATGGGAGCCTCATCAAAGAGCAAGTAGTAAGAGAGTTCAAAGCGTTGGTGAACAGCCAAATGGCGATTTATGGATGCTTTCAAGAGGAGCTGAAATCAGATTTAATGCAGACCCTGATGATGTTGACTCCTGGTCAAAGCCAATAATCCCAATCGTCAACGGTTATAACTATCAAGATCTTGTTTGGGATCCATCTAAATCGATTTGGGCAGCGGGTGGAAATGGAACATTGTTAGTAAGCAACGATAATGGAAAAACTTGGGGAAAAGACCCAGTTGGTGAATCTGTTCCAACAAATTTCATCAGAATTTTATTTGTGGACGATTCTAATAGTGACAGTCCAAAGGGATTTGTTTTCGGAGAAAGGGGCAATTTACTGCGATGGCAGGGTTGAAATCATAAATTTTTGATGATTTCCATAACTCTGTGTAACCACCTTGCAACAGAGCCCCATTCTTTTGATTTCGCTTGATAAGATCACTGAGCTGATTAAGTGAGGCTATGGCTGCCGGCTCTACCGGGGAACGCCCGTTTTTTGAGATCATTACTAGTGTCCGCTATTGGATTATCCATGCGGTTGCACTTCCTGCGATCTTCGTGGCAGGATTTTTATTTGTGTCTTCTGGGCTTGCCTACGACGCTTTTGGAACTCCTAGACCAGATACGTATTTTCAGGCTGGAGAAAGCAAAGCTCCTGTTGTTGTTCAGCGCTTTGATTCCAAGGCTGAACTTGACACGCGTCTGAAATAAACAAATTTCATCTGATTGCTTTATTATCCATGCAAGTCAATCCAAATCCAAATAAAGTTCCGGTTGAATTAAACCGAACAAGTCTTTATCTTGGACTCTTACTTGTTTTTGTAATGGGAATTCTTTTTTCCAGTTACTTCTTTAACTAAATCTCTTTATCATGAGCAAATTAAAAGGACCTGATGGACGAGCAGGAGATCGTCTGCCAAATGGTATGCCTGCAGTCTCCTGGGAAAGACGTTGGACAGAGGGAGCACTTCCTTTGTGGTTAGTAGCTACTGCAGGTGGAACAGCTGTTATTTTTGTTCTTGGTATTTTCTTCTACGGTTCATACACTGGTATTGGTAACGCTGGTTAATTTTAACTAGAAAAATACTATTTATTTGAAATAACTAAAAAAACCAACTTACATTTAATGTGAGTTGGTTTTTTTAGAGCCAATATTTATCTGTAAATAATTTTATCTTTTCTCTAGTTTTATTTGGTACATGCTCTTTTGGAGTAACTAACGCATTTTTTAATGCATTATGAAAAGAGCTTGAAGGCCTTAATGATGAGATTCTTTTAGCGGCAGCAGAGATTATTAATTTTGCAAAATTTGCATTTTCCTGAAGGTTCTCAATGACCATCTCGACAGATACATTTTCGCAATTTTGATTCCAGCAATCATAATCAGTAACCATGGACAGGCTTGAGTAAGCGATTTCGGCTTCTTTTGCCAATCTAGCTTCCGTATGGTTTGTCATACCTATTATTGAGCATCCCCAATTTCTATATAAATTTGATTCTGCTCTTGTTGAAAATGCTGGTCCTTCCATAGCAAGATATGTGCCTCCAGTGTGTATTTTTTTTTCTTCGGTTAACAATTTTTCTATTTCTTGCGAAAGTATTTGAGAAAGAATTTCGCAAAAAGGATTTGCCATGCTTATGTGAGCTACAACTCCATTGTTAAAAAAAGTCAATGGTCTTTGATGAGTTCGGTCAATAAATTGATCAGGAATAACAATGTCGCAAGGTTTGATATCTTCTTTTAATGATCCCACAGCTGATGCGGAGATTAACCATCTCACGTTTAGAGAGCGCATAGCCCAAATATTTGCTTTATATGGAATTTCGCTTGGGTTTAAAGTATGTTTCTCTCCATGGCGAGCTAGAAAAACAATTTCTATTCCAAATAGATTGCCTATTAGTAACTTATTAGAAGGTTTTCCATATGGAGTGTCTAAGCTTAACTCGACTATATTTTTAAGATTTTCAATCCTATATAGTCCGCTCCCTCCAATAATTCCTAATCTTGCTTTTTTGAAATCATAGGCATCTGATTGTGTTCCAGAAATATTCAAAAAATCATGTTCACTGATCATCTCGTTTTGGCTGGTGGTGGACATACTCATGCCCTTGTGTTGCTCCGATGGGCAATGAATCCAAAATTGAAGCCTGCTGGAATGATTACTTTAGTTAATAAAGAAAGTACAACCATTTATTCTGGGATGTTTCCAGGGGTCCTGGCAGGTAAATACAAGATTGATAAAATACTAATTGATTTGAGGACTATTGCTTCAAAAGCCGGCGTTTCATTTGTCATGGCAGAAATTGAGGGGATTGATCTTAAGAAAAAAAAATTACTTTTAGTAGGACGTCCTGAAATTGAATATTCTTTATTATCCTTAAATATCGGAACAAAAACTAACTTAAATTCTAGATCTTTAATTAGGCGGGATAAAGATTTAGTTGTTCCAATTAAACCTTTTTCCGAATCATATAAATTTATTGTTGCCCAAGATATTCATAAGGATGATTCTTTGGCAAAACCATTTGTAATTATTGGTGGTGGATTTGCTGGAATAGAAATAGCTTTTTCTTTAAGAAAAAGATGGCCAAAAAGATCTATTTTATTAAAAGTCAAATCGGGAAGAAAAATCAATAAGAATCTATTAAGATATTTAAAGGATTTAAATATTGAGATCACACAAAAGAATCCATCTATTTCATATCCACGACTAATATGCACTGGTAATAAATCATATGATTGGATAAAAGATAGTGGTTTGCCTATAGATAAGAATGGGAGGGTATTAACAAAAAAAACTCTCCAAGTCCTTAATTATCCTGAATTATTTGCTGTAGGAGATTGTGGAGTAATTAAGCATCATTTTCGCCCTTCATCTGGAGTGTGGGCAGTTCGTTCGGCAAAACCACTTGCGAAAAATTTAGAGCTTATCAGTAAAGGTTTAAAGCTTGAGGAATGGAAACCTCAAAGAAAAGCAATACAACTTTTAGATATTAACTTTGCAAATAAAGAATCTAAAGCTTTTATCTCTTGGGGGGGGGTTGTTATGGGCCCTTATAATTTTCTATCAAGATTGAAAGAATTAATTGATAAAAAATTTATCTCTAAATTTTATCTTATTAAAAAAATAGATTCAGAAATGTTCTCTGGTACAGAGATGATTAAGTGTAGAGGATGTGCCGCAAAATTAGCTTTTATTCCATTAAAGTCAGCATTGAATAAATTAGATTTAATAGAAACTTCAACAGATGATTCTATTAATATAGGAATATTAAAATCAAGCAAGACTTTGATACAAAGTGTCGATGGATTCCCATCTTTAGTTAGTGATCCATGGTTAAACGGTAGGCTTTTGGCTTTTCATTCTTGTTCTGATATTTGGGCATGTGGAGGGTCTGTAATCTCTGCACAATCTGTTGTTAAATTACCATCTTTACAAAATCATTTGCAGCAAGAATTGTTATTTCAATTATTGGAAGGCATTAATTCTGCTTTGACTATTCAGGGGGCAAAACTTATAGGTGGGCATACATTAGAATCAAGAAAAATATCTGAAGAGCCTTTCTCTCTAGATATTGAAAGCTCATTAATGGTAAATGGAATTATTGATGAAAAGAAATATTTTTGGTCTAAGGGAGGAATGGAAAAGGGAGATCAAATTCTGATAAGTCGTCCTTTGGGAACTGGAATTATTTTTGCTGCATTTATGAATGGTCAAATCAAACCTCATTTACTTGATTTAGTTCTAAAAGAAATGAATAGAAGCCAGCATTATATTGTTAATTATATTAATCAATTAACAAATATAAATTTACATTCAAAAATTATTAATGCATGTACTGATATAACTGGTTTTGGATTACTAGGTCATTTGTCTGAAATGTTAGAATCTACAAATAACGATAAATTAAAAAAGAATTTAGAACCCTTAAAAATTATCCTTGAGTTGGATAATATACCAGTATATGATGGAGTGAAAGAACTTATAGATCAAGGTTTTGAAAGTAGTTTAGCTCCTTCAAATGAAATTTTTTTAAAAAATATTGATGGAGATAAAAACCTCAGATTTGATCTTGTATCTAATAATTTTTTTTCGAATGAATCGTTTTATAATAAAATGTTAAAGATTTTAATAGACCCACAAACATGTGGACCCTTGGTTGTTAGTTGTTCTCCCATTCATGCACAAAAACTTATAGTCAAAGGACCTTGGATTAAAATTGGATTTGTTTCTTAATAAATATTTTTTTCATCAATTAATTTCATTCTTTGCCGTTTGATTTCTTTTCCTATTTCTGGTCCAGGTTTCCAACCTTTAGCAATTAAGTCATCTCCTTTTATTGGAGACTCTATATACTTCCAATTGAATAGCCAATATTTCAAATATTCTTTTAGAGGGTTTTCTTTACATATTTCAAGCATGAAACAAGATTCATTAACATTTATTGCCTCTAAATTTATTGTCCATTTTGATGGAGACCAATTTTTATATAAATCATTAGCGATTATAAGTTCAAGATATTTATTTAATTTAAATGCCCCTTGGATAATTTCTTTTTGTTGTTGATTTAAGTGTAATCTTTTAGCTAGTGTTATAGGGTTTTTAGATTCATATACTAATGCGATAAGAGGTTCAATATTTGACTTCTTTGCAATGATTATTTTTTCGATTAGTCTCTTATCATTCTGTAATTTGGAATCTACTATTTTTAGTCCTCCCCAGGTTTGTAGATTTTTTAATGCAGTCTCCCAATATTCACTTTTTAAAAGTAATTCGAGTTCCATTTTTAATCTTATTGATAATGCTGAAGGTGCCAAATCAGTATTATCTCCAATATGCCACTTCCATGGCCAAAGATTTATTGTATCTTTTATTTGCCTTAAGGCTTGACTTGATAGATCAAAATCTAACTTTGCAGAATAGCGAGAAGCCCTAATAATTCTTGTTGGGTCATCTAAAACACTTGATTCATGCAAAAAGTCGATTTTCATATTGCAAATAGCATCTAATCCTGAAAATAAATCTATGATTTTATTACCTTTAAGATCAATTGCCATTGCATTTATATTAAAGTCTCTCCTGATTAGATCATTATTGATTGTTGATGATTCTACTATTGGATTTTCTCCAGGTATGGGGTAAGTTTCTTCACGAGCAGATGCAATATCAACTTTTATATCATTAATTGTTATT is a window of Prochlorococcus marinus str. MIT 0917 DNA encoding:
- a CDS encoding gluconeogenesis factor YvcK family protein, which encodes MNKRRKRKSRRSTLRKSFFASLSFHLYSRFKRGIRWLLPGLVVKRWMMTSGLGLLIALIGASIWADLRPIYWVVEILFWFLGFITTFVPRNISGPIVFLIGISLLVWGQGRSFESIRQALGSKKDTFLVDALRAKQKLNRGPNIVAIGGGTGLSSLLKGLKRYSSRITAIVTVADDGGSSGVLRRELGVQPPGDIRNCLAALATEEPLIKGLFQYRFPSGSGLEGHSFGNLFLSALTAITGSLETAITASSRVLAVQGQVVPATNVDVRLWAELENGDRIDGESAIGNARLPIIRIGCYPSRPPALPRALEAIRNAEIILIGPGSLYTSILPNLLVPEIVEAIERSKAPKLYICNLMTQPGETDGLDVTGHVRAIEAQLASRGITRKIFSSILAQDELEPSPLVDYYKSKGAEPVKCNKVDLLSRGYKVYLASLQGSKATPTLRHDPRSLALAIMRFYRRYKKGK
- the psbE gene encoding cytochrome b559 subunit alpha → MAAGSTGERPFFEIITSVRYWIIHAVALPAIFVAGFLFVSSGLAYDAFGTPRPDTYFQAGESKAPVVVQRFDSKAELDTRLK
- a CDS encoding CCA tRNA nucleotidyltransferase — encoded protein: MELFDKDTIEKKIRELPNGILTILLDVAVSINIKSIAIVGGVVRDLITKSKNQDYEIIFNDLDLVIEGETSTYVKELQKTLGPERVKVIRNNTTYKTSEITINDIKVDIASAREETYPIPGENPIVESSTINNDLIRRDFNINAMAIDLKGNKIIDLFSGLDAICNMKIDFLHESSVLDDPTRIIRASRYSAKLDFDLSSQALRQIKDTINLWPWKWHIGDNTDLAPSALSIRLKMELELLLKSEYWETALKNLQTWGGLKIVDSKLQNDKRLIEKIIIAKKSNIEPLIALVYESKNPITLAKRLHLNQQQKEIIQGAFKLNKYLELIIANDLYKNWSPSKWTINLEAINVNESCFMLEICKENPLKEYLKYWLFNWKYIESPIKGDDLIAKGWKPGPEIGKEIKRQRMKLIDEKNIY
- a CDS encoding photosystem II reaction center protein L, translated to MQVNPNPNKVPVELNRTSLYLGLLLVFVMGILFSSYFFN
- a CDS encoding photosynthesis system II assembly factor Ycf48 — translated: MKRLLSNVINLTLVLIVGVALSGCTVSNASIGSSSPWSLIDLDTEANPLDVDFVDDKNGFLVGTNRLILETNDAGITWKERNLDIPSEGNFRLISIDFKGQEGWIAGQPGLILHTTDGGKNWTRLDLGNKLPGDPYLITTIDTDSAELATTAGAIYKTTDAGTNWEAIVVDTSGSGGIRELRRTNNGGYISVSSLGNFFSLLIPGEESWEPHQRASSKRVQSVGEQPNGDLWMLSRGAEIRFNADPDDVDSWSKPIIPIVNGYNYQDLVWDPSKSIWAAGGNGTLLVSNDNGKTWGKDPVGESVPTNFIRILFVDDSNSDSPKGFVFGERGNLLRWQG
- a CDS encoding rubredoxin codes for the protein MSEDIKTKSNPLGNSNSDEKQNQVISMELENSTEEFDPRLNRFECMSCGFIYDPDEGIKKLNIEPGTAFLDIDREKFRCPVCRVGFGGYKDIGPKSKPSGFEENLTYGFGFNKLPSGQKNVLIFGSLALAAACFLSLYSLK
- a CDS encoding photosystem II reaction center protein J is translated as MSKLKGPDGRAGDRLPNGMPAVSWERRWTEGALPLWLVATAGGTAVIFVLGIFFYGSYTGIGNAG
- a CDS encoding NAD(P)H-quinone oxidoreductase subunit J, translated to MTNESEIVVEEKISGPISDWLSKNGFENIPLQDDHLGVEVIKITPKNILSVVEALKNDGFNYLQCQGGYDEGPGLNIVCFYNLIEMNEFKKDFSPREVRLKVFLDRDGDLNVPSLYSLFRGADWQERETFDMYGVNFTGHPHPKRLLMPEDWKGWPLRKDYVQPDFYEMQDAY
- a CDS encoding NAD(P)H-quinone oxidoreductase subunit 3, yielding MFSLQGYEYFLGFLLISGAVPILALTTNKLISPKSKAGERQLTYESGMEPIGGAWIQFNIRYYMFALVFVIFDVETVFLYPWAVAFHKLGLLAFIEALVFITILVVALAYAWRKGALEWS
- the nuoB gene encoding NADH-quinone oxidoreductase subunit NuoB, giving the protein MELNPLNKSPSSEAVRNLRESSCGPVGTPKVTNDLSENIILTSLEDLHNWARLSSLWPLLYGTACCFIEFAALIGSRFDFDRFGLVPRSSPRQADLLIVAGTVTMKMAPALVRLYEQMPDPKYVIAMGACTITGGMFSADSTTAVRGVDKLIPVDLYLPGCPPRPEAIFDAVIKLRKKVANESISERSKMTQTHRYLTIPHKMKRSESKVNGKYLNAKSQLIALNPSLSEEFDQSLKEVQKISEQLSSN
- the selD gene encoding selenide, water dikinase SelD, with the translated sequence MFTDHLVLAGGGHTHALVLLRWAMNPKLKPAGMITLVNKESTTIYSGMFPGVLAGKYKIDKILIDLRTIASKAGVSFVMAEIEGIDLKKKKLLLVGRPEIEYSLLSLNIGTKTNLNSRSLIRRDKDLVVPIKPFSESYKFIVAQDIHKDDSLAKPFVIIGGGFAGIEIAFSLRKRWPKRSILLKVKSGRKINKNLLRYLKDLNIEITQKNPSISYPRLICTGNKSYDWIKDSGLPIDKNGRVLTKKTLQVLNYPELFAVGDCGVIKHHFRPSSGVWAVRSAKPLAKNLELISKGLKLEEWKPQRKAIQLLDINFANKESKAFISWGGVVMGPYNFLSRLKELIDKKFISKFYLIKKIDSEMFSGTEMIKCRGCAAKLAFIPLKSALNKLDLIETSTDDSINIGILKSSKTLIQSVDGFPSLVSDPWLNGRLLAFHSCSDIWACGGSVISAQSVVKLPSLQNHLQQELLFQLLEGINSALTIQGAKLIGGHTLESRKISEEPFSLDIESSLMVNGIIDEKKYFWSKGGMEKGDQILISRPLGTGIIFAAFMNGQIKPHLLDLVLKEMNRSQHYIVNYINQLTNINLHSKIINACTDITGFGLLGHLSEMLESTNNDKLKKNLEPLKIILELDNIPVYDGVKELIDQGFESSLAPSNEIFLKNIDGDKNLRFDLVSNNFFSNESFYNKMLKILIDPQTCGPLVVSCSPIHAQKLIVKGPWIKIGFVS
- the mtnP gene encoding S-methyl-5'-thioadenosine phosphorylase, which codes for MISEHDFLNISGTQSDAYDFKKARLGIIGGSGLYRIENLKNIVELSLDTPYGKPSNKLLIGNLFGIEIVFLARHGEKHTLNPSEIPYKANIWAMRSLNVRWLISASAVGSLKEDIKPCDIVIPDQFIDRTHQRPLTFFNNGVVAHISMANPFCEILSQILSQEIEKLLTEEKKIHTGGTYLAMEGPAFSTRAESNLYRNWGCSIIGMTNHTEARLAKEAEIAYSSLSMVTDYDCWNQNCENVSVEMVIENLQENANFAKLIISAAAKRISSLRPSSSFHNALKNALVTPKEHVPNKTREKIKLFTDKYWL